Within Thermoleophilaceae bacterium, the genomic segment TTGAGCGCAGCGTGGAATCGGTGGAACCCGAGCTCCCGCAGCCGGCCAGCGCCCCGGCGGCCACGAGCAGGAGAACGAGAACACGCTTCATCTCAGTCGCTCCTCAGCCCCGCCACCACGGGCTCGCGCTCGAGCCGCCGCCCCGCCAGAGCCGCGGCCGCGAGGGCCAGGAGGAAGAGCGCGCCGGCGACGATCGCCACCTGGCCCGCTCCGACGTCGAGCGGCAGCGCCACATAGCTGGCCGCGAGGCGGCTCACCAGGGGACCGAGCACAGCCAGCTCGAGCAGAACCGCCGCGGGCGCGGAAGCCAGCACCACCACGAGCGCCGCGCCCACGAGCACGAGCCGCACCTCGCGGCGGCCGGCGCCGGACGCGCGGAGCACGGCGATCGTGGAGCGCCGCTCGCGGGCTGTGAGAGCCAGCGCCTGCACGAGGATGTAGAGGCAGACCAGCCCGTCCACGAGCGCGACGGCGCGCAGCAGCGCGGCGAGTATGGAGAGGAAGGACGTACTGCGGGTGGTGGCGGCCGTGGCCCTCTGCGCGGGATGGCCGCCGGCGAACAGGCGCCGGGCCACCGCTCGCTGGTTCGCCCCGGGCGCGAGCTTCACGGCGATCTCGCCGCTGAGCGACGGGTCGGCGGCGAGCAGGCGCGCCGGCCGTGTGTAGACCACGCGACCGTCGTTGTCGAACGCGCGCACGAGGCCGGACACGCGGAAGCGCACCTCGCGCCCGTTCTGCAGCTCGATGGCCAGCTCGCTGCCCGGACGCACGCCGAGCGCATCGGCGACCCCGGTGCCCACCTCCGCCTCGCCGGCGGAACGCAGGCGGCGGCCGGAGGCGAGCGGCGGGTCCTCGAACGGGGTGTGGTCCCCGGGGTAGGCCACCACCTTCAGGCTTTCGCCGAGCAGGAAGGAATCCGCCGCGAACTCCACGTAGCGCGGCGAGACCGCCTGCACGCCGGGCACGCGGCGGATCGCGCCCGCGTCCGAGGGCGGCTCGCTGACGGTGAACTGATAGCGCTTGCCCACGAGCCCGGGG encodes:
- a CDS encoding FtsX-like permease family protein: INEIPPGSALLGPLALGLLLVVALVAGSAALPAWRAARRPVVSVLRRGELAPVSRGSRFPAGFLGMGMRLAAARRGRALATVAVLTVSAGVVLAMLGMATLLNGLRNDPGLVGKRYQFTVSEPPSDAGAIRRVPGVQAVSPRYVEFAADSFLLGESLKVVAYPGDHTPFEDPPLASGRRLRSAGEAEVGTGVADALGVRPGSELAIELQNGREVRFRVSGLVRAFDNDGRVVYTRPARLLAADPSLSGEIAVKLAPGANQRAVARRLFAGGHPAQRATAATTRSTSFLSILAALLRAVALVDGLVCLYILVQALALTARERRSTIAVLRASGAGRREVRLVLVGAALVVVLASAPAAVLLELAVLGPLVSRLAASYVALPLDVGAGQVAIVAGALFLLALAAAALAGRRLEREPVVAGLRSD